The Oncorhynchus tshawytscha isolate Ot180627B linkage group LG20, Otsh_v2.0, whole genome shotgun sequence genome has a window encoding:
- the LOC112220374 gene encoding ubiquitin-conjugating enzyme E2 G1 yields MTDQSSLLLRKQLAELNKNPVEGFSAGLIDDDDIHQWEVVVIGPQDTLFEGGFFKAYLTFPHDYPHRPPKMKFITEIWHPNVAKNGDVCISILHEPGEDKFGYEKPEERWLPIHTVETIMISVISMLADPNGDSPANVDAAKEWREDPCGEFKRKVARCVRKSQEMAFD; encoded by the exons ATGACTGATCAATCATCACTGCTGCTTCGAAAACAACTGGCAG AGCTCAACAAGAACCCCGTGGAGGGATTTTCTGCCGGTCTCATAGACGATGATGACATCCATCAGTGGGAGGTGGTCGTTATTGGCCCTCAAGATACATTATT TGAGGGTGGTTTCTTTAAAGCCTACCTGACCTTTCCCCATGACTACCCTCATAGGCCCCCGAAGATGAAGTTCATCACAGAAATATGGCATCCCAATG tggCAAAGAATGGTGACGTGTGTATCTCCATTCTGCATGAGCCCGGAGAGGACAAGTTTGGCTATGAGAAGCCTGAGGAGCGCTGGCTGCCCATCCACACTGTAGAGACCATCATGATCAGTGTCATCTCCATGCTGGCCGACCCGAACGGCGACTCACCCGCCAACGTGGACGCAGCC aaggaatggagagaggatcCTTGCGGAGAGTTCAAGAGGAAGGTGGCTCGCTGTGTACGAAAGAGTCAGGAGATGGCGTTTGACTAG
- the LOC112220373 gene encoding actin-related protein 2/3 complex subunit 3-B, whose protein sequence is MPAYHSGLMDGDTKMVGNMAMLPLKTQFKGPAAKETKDSDIIEEAIYYFKANVFFKNYEIKNEADRTLIYVTLYISECLKKLQKCSSRGQGEKEMYTLGITNFPIPGEPGFPLNAMYAKPSNKQEEETMRAYLQQIRQETGLRLCDRVFDPQTDKPSKWWMCFVKKQFMNKSLSAPGQ, encoded by the exons ATGCCG GCGTACCACTCTGGCTTGATGGATGGGGACACCAAGATGGTGGGGAACATGGCTATGCTGCCACTAAAAACCCAGTTCAAGGGCCCTGCAGCAAAAGAGA CCAAAGATTCTGACATCATTGAAGAGGCCATCTACTATTTCAAAGCCAACGTCTTCTTTAAGAATTATGAAATCAAG AACGAGGCAGACAGGACTCTGATCTACGTCACCCTTtacatttctgaatgtctgaagaAGCTACAGAAG TGCAGCTCCAGGGGTCAGGGAGAGAAGGAAATGTACACTCTGGGCATCACTAACTTCCCCATCCCTGGAGAACCTGGCTTCCCTCTCAACGCCATGTATGCAAAGCCCAGCAACAAGCAGGAAGAGG AGACAATGAGGGCGTACCTGCAGCAGATCCGCCAGGAGACAGGGCTGAGGCTGTGTGACCGTGTGTTTGACCCCCAGACAGACAAACCCAGCAAG TGGTGGATGTGCTTTGTCAAGAAACAATTCATGAACAAAAGCCTTTCAGCTCCTGGACAGTAG
- the LOC112220371 gene encoding GPN-loop GTPase 3 yields the protein MPRYAQLVMGPAGSGKSTYCSTLIQHAEAINRSVQVVNLDPAAEHFDYPVMADIRELIMVDDVMEDESLRFGPNGGLVFCMEYFANNFDWLEESLGHVEDDYILFDCPGQIELYTHLPVMRQLVEQLQQWEFRVCGVFLVDSQFMVETFKFISGIMAALSAMVSLEIPTVNIMTKMDLLSPKAKKDIEKYLDPDMYSMMEDNSVTIRSKKFKKLTKAICGLIDDYSMVRFLPFDRTDEEGINIVLQHIDFSIQYGEDLEFKEPKEPEEEPDNTNYDDLFQDKVED from the exons ATGCCTCGTTATGCTCAACTCGTGATGGGCCCCGCGGGAAGTGGAAAG AGTACCTACTGCTCTACACTGATCCAGCATGCAGAAGCCATAAACCGCTCTGTACAGGTGGTCAACCTAGACCCAGCCGCTGAACACTTTGATTACCCGGTCATGGCAG ATATCCGGGAGCTGATTATGGTGGATGACGTGATGGAGGATGAGTCACTGAGGTTCGGCCCAAATGGAGGGCTGGTGTTCTGCATGGAGTACTTTGCCAACAACTTTGACTGGCTGGAGGAGAGCCTGGGCCACGTGGAGGATGACTACATACTGTTTGACTGTCCTG GTCAAATAGAgctctacacacacctccctgtgATGAGGCAGCTCGTAGAGCAGCTCCAGCAATGGGAATTCCGTGTTTGTGGCGTCTTCCTGGTAGACTCACAGTTCATGGTGGAGACCTTCAAG TTCATCTCTGGTATCATGGCTGCTTTGAGTGCCATGGTGTCTTTGGAGATTCCAACAGTCAATATAATGACTAAAATGGACCTGCTGAGTCCCAAGGCCAAAAAGGACATTGAAAA ATACCTGGACCCAGACATGTACTCAATGATGGAGGACAACTCTGTCACCATTAGGAGCAAGAAGTTCAAGAAGCTGACCAAAGCCATCTGTGGCTTG ATTGATGACTACAGCATGGTGAGATTCCTGCCATTTGACCGCACAGATGAGGAAGGCATCAACATAGTGCTTCAGCACATTGACTTTTCCATACAATACGGAGAAGACTTGGAGTTCAAGGAGCCAAAG GAGCCTGAGGAGGAGCCTGACAACACAAATTATGATGATTTATTTCAGGACAAAGTAGAGGACTAA
- the LOC112220372 gene encoding vacuolar protein sorting-associated protein 29 isoform X1, with translation MAGHRLVLVLGDLHIPHRCNTLPAKFKKLLVPGKIQHILCTGNLCTKESYDYLKTLAGDVHIVRGDFDENLNYPEQKVVTVGQFKIGLIHGHQVIPWGDMASLALLQRQLDVDILISGHTHKFEAFENENKFYINPGSATGAYNALESNIIPSFVLMDIQASTVVTYVYQLIGDDVKVERIEYKKS, from the exons ATG GCTGGTCACCGG TTGGTCCTGGTGTTAGGTGACCTGCACATCCCCCACCGATGCAACACCCTACCAGCCAAGTTTAAGAAGCTGTTGGTGCCAGGCAAGATCCAGCACATCCTCTGTACAGGAAACCTCTGCACCAAGGAGAGCTATGACTACCTGAAGACACTGGCTGGGGACGTACACATTGTCAGGGGAGACTTTGATGAG aacctGAACTACCCGGAGCAGAAAGTGGTGACAGTAGGTCAGTTTAAGATCGGCCTGATCCATGGGCACCAGGTGATCCCCTGGGGGGACATGGCAAGCCTGGCCCTGCTGCAGAGGCAGCTCGACGTCGACATCCTCatctctggacacacacacaagtttgAGGCCTTCGAAAACGAGAACAAGTTCTACATCAACCCTGGCTCAGCAACTGGAGCCTACAATGCACTGGAAAG CAACATCATCCCATCTTTTGTATTGATGGACATCCAAGCATCCACAGTGGTGACGTACGTATACCAGCTCATAGGAGATGACGTCAAAGTGGAGAGGATTGAGTACAAGAAATCCTAA
- the LOC112220372 gene encoding vacuolar protein sorting-associated protein 29 isoform X2, translated as MLVLVLGDLHIPHRCNTLPAKFKKLLVPGKIQHILCTGNLCTKESYDYLKTLAGDVHIVRGDFDENLNYPEQKVVTVGQFKIGLIHGHQVIPWGDMASLALLQRQLDVDILISGHTHKFEAFENENKFYINPGSATGAYNALESNIIPSFVLMDIQASTVVTYVYQLIGDDVKVERIEYKKS; from the exons ATG TTGGTCCTGGTGTTAGGTGACCTGCACATCCCCCACCGATGCAACACCCTACCAGCCAAGTTTAAGAAGCTGTTGGTGCCAGGCAAGATCCAGCACATCCTCTGTACAGGAAACCTCTGCACCAAGGAGAGCTATGACTACCTGAAGACACTGGCTGGGGACGTACACATTGTCAGGGGAGACTTTGATGAG aacctGAACTACCCGGAGCAGAAAGTGGTGACAGTAGGTCAGTTTAAGATCGGCCTGATCCATGGGCACCAGGTGATCCCCTGGGGGGACATGGCAAGCCTGGCCCTGCTGCAGAGGCAGCTCGACGTCGACATCCTCatctctggacacacacacaagtttgAGGCCTTCGAAAACGAGAACAAGTTCTACATCAACCCTGGCTCAGCAACTGGAGCCTACAATGCACTGGAAAG CAACATCATCCCATCTTTTGTATTGATGGACATCCAAGCATCCACAGTGGTGACGTACGTATACCAGCTCATAGGAGATGACGTCAAAGTGGAGAGGATTGAGTACAAGAAATCCTAA